In a genomic window of Thermodesulfobium sp. 4217-1:
- a CDS encoding molybdopterin-dependent oxidoreductase, translating into MGSKRVYSICAMCTGRCPIVVDVEDNEVEHIWGNPYLLGGYNLCPRGAAGKTLLNDSERPKTPLIRDGERGSGKWRSVSWDEALDYVADNLKKVIDNYGAKSVVLSDRGGAITEFEKAFIAAIGSPNYFNHHATCSNSIHNAHLSVAGLARNGVTYDYKNAKYLVSFGRNLLESLVTGEAKNVIDMIENGGKLVQVDVRWNYTAAKADRFFMINPGTDYALALALIHVIIRDSLYDVDFVQRWTVGFDELSNFVKPYTPEFAEKETGISAADIVKLAHDVGNAKPSVIFHLGWMTAWYSNDFYLRRAICSLNALLGTYEAKGGLIINKGPGSLGKPLKSLLSQIPKSNEPRFDGCGTKYPHLSGQWGLAQELASVLLTDEPYPVRAYIAFRHDPLASLPDPDYIRSAYKKLDLLVSIDINFSETGWFSDVILPEDTYLERTDHVIARNGSKPGYILRQAAVQRRFDTRPRSWIFKELANRLGVGQYFPYNNIEELIAWQLDGTGYSLEDFNEKGYIDLVDKPIMWDRVDGLKFKTPSGKIEFISKKLEDVGVPSFIPYEKPIELKPGRFRLVTSKCALHTQGRTTSNNKLLNEYVSENHIYIHEDRANELGIKEGDLLEVENEGEKQHIKSKLTKYIHPDVAFMLHGFGDDVPLRTRSYGRGASDIRLQKGLAKVAIGGNCPYTECTVSIKKIK; encoded by the coding sequence ATGGGTAGTAAGAGGGTGTATAGTATTTGCGCTATGTGTACTGGAAGGTGCCCCATAGTGGTTGATGTGGAAGACAATGAGGTTGAACATATCTGGGGCAACCCCTATCTTTTGGGTGGATATAACCTTTGTCCACGAGGGGCTGCAGGAAAAACCCTGTTAAATGATTCTGAAAGGCCAAAAACTCCTTTGATTCGCGATGGAGAAAGGGGTTCGGGAAAATGGAGAAGCGTTTCTTGGGACGAGGCATTGGATTATGTTGCAGATAATTTGAAAAAAGTGATCGATAATTATGGAGCAAAGAGCGTAGTTCTTTCCGATAGAGGGGGCGCTATTACTGAGTTTGAGAAGGCATTCATAGCTGCAATTGGATCTCCGAATTATTTCAATCATCACGCAACATGCTCTAACTCTATACACAATGCTCATCTCTCGGTAGCAGGCCTTGCAAGAAATGGTGTGACTTATGATTATAAAAATGCAAAATACTTAGTCAGTTTTGGCAGAAATTTACTGGAGTCTCTTGTCACAGGAGAGGCAAAAAATGTTATAGATATGATAGAAAATGGCGGAAAACTTGTACAGGTCGACGTTAGATGGAACTACACAGCTGCAAAAGCAGATAGATTTTTTATGATAAATCCTGGTACGGATTATGCTTTGGCTTTAGCTTTAATTCATGTAATCATAAGGGATTCTCTTTACGATGTCGATTTTGTACAAAGATGGACTGTAGGTTTTGATGAGCTTTCAAACTTTGTGAAGCCCTATACCCCAGAATTTGCTGAAAAGGAGACAGGGATATCTGCAGCCGATATTGTAAAACTGGCTCACGATGTAGGAAATGCGAAGCCTTCAGTTATATTTCATTTGGGCTGGATGACTGCCTGGTATTCAAATGACTTCTACCTCAGGCGCGCTATCTGTTCTCTTAACGCTTTGCTCGGGACATATGAGGCAAAGGGTGGTTTGATTATAAATAAGGGCCCAGGTTCCTTGGGCAAGCCCTTAAAGTCATTGTTATCTCAAATTCCAAAGTCAAATGAGCCAAGATTTGATGGATGCGGGACAAAGTATCCTCATCTTAGCGGACAATGGGGTCTTGCTCAAGAGTTGGCAAGCGTGCTGCTTACAGACGAGCCATACCCCGTTAGAGCCTATATTGCCTTCAGGCACGATCCTCTTGCATCTCTTCCCGATCCGGACTATATTAGAAGTGCTTATAAAAAATTGGACCTATTAGTTTCGATCGACATAAATTTTAGTGAAACAGGATGGTTTTCCGATGTGATACTCCCAGAAGATACATATCTTGAGAGAACAGATCATGTGATAGCTCGAAACGGCTCTAAGCCAGGCTATATCCTTAGGCAGGCTGCTGTTCAAAGAAGATTTGACACCAGGCCAAGGTCGTGGATATTTAAAGAGCTTGCGAATAGGCTTGGAGTGGGTCAATATTTTCCATATAACAATATTGAAGAGCTTATCGCCTGGCAGCTTGATGGAACTGGTTACAGTTTGGAAGATTTTAATGAAAAGGGCTATATAGATCTGGTAGATAAGCCTATAATGTGGGATAGGGTTGATGGCCTAAAGTTTAAAACCCCTTCTGGTAAGATAGAATTTATCTCCAAAAAGTTAGAGGACGTTGGAGTCCCTTCATTTATTCCTTATGAAAAGCCGATAGAATTAAAACCTGGCAGATTTAGATTAGTCACTAGTAAATGTGCGCTCCATACCCAAGGGAGAACCACTTCAAACAACAAATTGCTGAATGAATACGTTAGTGAAAATCATATATATATACATGAAGATAGGGCAAACGAGCTTGGCATAAAGGAAGGCGATCTGCTTGAAGTAGAAAATGAGGGAGAAAAGCAGCATATTAAATCAAAATTGACAAAATATATACACCCAGACGTAGCTTTTATGCTTCATGGATTTGGGGATGATGTACCTCTCAGAACCAGATCGTATGGCAGGGGCGCGTCTGATATTAGACTCCAAAAAGGGCTTGCTAAGGTCGCAATTGGTGGCAACTGTCCATATACAGAATGTACAGTTTCTATTAAGAAGATTAAATGA
- the queF gene encoding preQ(1) synthase: protein MPEASGKIFEFKDESYIMPDFLEGFEFMAEEYIKIETNEFSAVCPFSGLPDIGKLIIEYFPDGGFCVELKSLKYYLISFRNVGIYQEAATKKIFDDLKKLLKTDRIKITLVYNTRGGMDTLTSMGSL from the coding sequence ATGCCAGAGGCTAGCGGAAAAATATTTGAATTTAAAGATGAATCCTATATTATGCCAGATTTTCTGGAAGGATTCGAGTTTATGGCTGAAGAATATATAAAGATTGAAACAAATGAATTTAGTGCTGTTTGCCCATTTAGCGGACTGCCTGATATAGGAAAATTGATTATTGAATATTTTCCTGATGGCGGGTTTTGTGTAGAGCTGAAAAGCCTGAAATACTATCTGATATCATTCAGAAATGTAGGAATATACCAGGAAGCAGCCACAAAAAAAATATTTGACGATCTAAAAAAGCTATTAAAAACAGATAGAATAAAAATTACTCTTGTTTACAATACCAGAGGCGGGATGGACACATTGACCAGTATGGGGAGCCTATAA
- a CDS encoding methyl-accepting chemotaxis protein has protein sequence MNIIKNWSLRKKLLAITFLSFFIFGVALITLTSFQLFENGHKSAQEKLHYAMDASNELLQGYTSRSKDMAKLLSDKESVVKGVETKNFDLLKNVLVPYIKEYKDLYIVVTDNKGDVIIRAHSLNTPIGDSIANQINVQKALKGENTVGIEEGKVVKLSIRAGSPVKDSNGNVIGTVSAGYTIFDSNRLASEMKKLLNIDATFTFGQDIVASTLNKDVKNQKIPQNIYDKLTKGESFIQRFNFLGNDYYNVVIPLKDSNNKVVGSYVLSYPPSLIDGPIYNSLIVQIITIILCLLIGFLIIGAGIEFILIRPLSKAKTDIDCLSTGDLCSDISVSSRDEIGQIAQASLKLRDNFSEILHDIKAVLDDLSQASNKLSNLSSDAKYASSESSSYADKTAQNSEELSATLEKLNNHVTILLGAIESIAKGAEDQANSASSVADKMGKISENAQILLKTTRGVGSLASEAEEKSKMGSLLIERNDSSSLQILNSVEDLSKTIISLSERSNDIVKIVDIISQISEQTNLLALNAAIEAARAGDAGRGFAVVADEVRKLAEESQKAAKNIGELIEQTKQETTLASEAMKTTLEEVKKGRTITKDSREAFEQISSNIDRLLKEIQSAQNNVTKVEEDIRSIETNISNLAALSEEYTASAQEMNASTSELKKDIDGLSVIAKDGSIAANEESALSKELSSMMEDVENISKNLSVHVEKLNDKTSKFKI, from the coding sequence ATGAATATTATTAAGAATTGGTCCTTGAGGAAAAAGCTTTTAGCAATTACTTTTCTTAGTTTCTTTATATTCGGCGTTGCTCTTATAACTCTTACTTCATTTCAGCTTTTTGAAAACGGGCACAAAAGCGCCCAAGAGAAACTTCATTATGCAATGGACGCCTCAAATGAACTTTTGCAGGGATATACATCTAGATCTAAAGATATGGCAAAACTGCTCTCAGATAAGGAGAGCGTGGTAAAAGGAGTAGAAACGAAGAATTTCGATCTATTGAAAAACGTACTTGTCCCATATATAAAGGAATACAAAGACCTCTACATTGTGGTAACAGACAACAAAGGAGACGTCATCATAAGAGCACATTCTCTTAACACGCCAATTGGAGATTCTATAGCAAATCAAATAAACGTTCAAAAGGCACTCAAGGGAGAAAATACCGTTGGCATTGAGGAAGGAAAGGTAGTCAAGCTCTCTATTCGTGCAGGATCGCCAGTCAAGGATAGTAACGGTAACGTTATAGGCACAGTGAGCGCAGGGTATACGATTTTCGACTCAAACAGGCTGGCAAGCGAGATGAAAAAATTATTAAATATTGATGCAACGTTCACGTTTGGCCAAGACATTGTCGCATCAACTTTAAATAAAGATGTCAAAAATCAAAAAATCCCCCAAAATATTTATGACAAGCTAACAAAGGGCGAAAGTTTTATCCAAAGATTTAACTTTCTTGGAAATGATTACTACAATGTAGTGATCCCTCTTAAAGATTCAAATAATAAGGTGGTAGGCTCTTATGTTCTCTCGTATCCACCATCGCTTATAGACGGTCCAATATATAACTCGCTAATAGTTCAAATAATTACAATTATTCTTTGTCTCCTGATAGGGTTTCTGATAATCGGTGCAGGAATAGAGTTTATATTAATAAGGCCGCTTTCAAAAGCAAAGACTGATATAGATTGCCTTTCTACTGGAGATCTGTGCTCTGATATAAGCGTGTCATCAAGAGATGAGATAGGGCAAATTGCCCAGGCATCTCTAAAGCTTAGAGATAACTTCTCTGAGATTCTGCACGATATAAAAGCTGTACTTGACGATCTGTCCCAAGCCTCTAACAAGCTGTCAAATCTTTCGTCAGACGCAAAATACGCGTCAAGCGAGAGCTCAAGCTATGCCGACAAGACAGCTCAAAATTCTGAAGAGCTAAGCGCTACATTAGAAAAGCTAAACAATCATGTAACCATCTTATTGGGAGCCATAGAGTCAATAGCAAAAGGCGCAGAAGATCAGGCAAACTCTGCATCAAGCGTTGCTGACAAAATGGGCAAAATTTCAGAAAACGCACAAATCCTCCTTAAGACCACCAGAGGAGTAGGTTCTCTTGCATCAGAAGCTGAAGAGAAGTCCAAAATGGGATCTTTGTTGATAGAGCGAAACGATTCTTCCTCTTTGCAGATATTGAACTCTGTCGAAGATCTATCGAAGACAATAATATCCCTATCAGAAAGATCAAATGATATAGTAAAAATAGTAGACATCATATCTCAGATCTCTGAACAGACAAACCTCTTGGCTTTAAATGCGGCAATAGAGGCAGCACGAGCTGGCGATGCAGGAAGAGGATTCGCAGTAGTTGCAGACGAGGTTAGAAAATTAGCCGAAGAATCCCAAAAGGCTGCCAAAAATATTGGAGAGCTTATAGAGCAAACCAAGCAGGAAACGACCTTGGCTTCAGAAGCAATGAAAACTACTCTTGAAGAGGTAAAAAAGGGCAGAACCATAACGAAGGACTCAAGAGAAGCCTTTGAGCAAATCAGCTCAAACATTGACAGACTTCTTAAAGAGATACAATCAGCCCAAAACAACGTAACAAAGGTAGAAGAAGACATTAGAAGTATAGAAACAAATATCAGCAACCTTGCAGCCCTTTCGGAAGAATATACTGCAAGCGCTCAAGAGATGAACGCCTCTACATCAGAATTGAAAAAAGATATCGATGGGCTATCAGTAATTGCAAAAGATGGCTCCATTGCTGCGAACGAAGAGTCCGCTCTTTCAAAGGAATTGAGTTCTATGATGGAGGACGTGGAAAACATCTCAAAGAACCTAAGCGTTCATGTAGAGAAACTAAACGATAAAACTTCAAAATTTAAAATATAG
- a CDS encoding nitroreductase has translation MSILEIIKSRRSVRKFKDITVESEKIDRLIEAAMWAPSAMNSQPWAFVVIQDKAVLQTISDNSKKLLLENMTNFPALEKYRGVLEKDDFNIFYNAPVLITIYAKDNGLYSKEDTALAAQNLMLEAHSIDLGTCWIGFAREYMDLEETKNKFKVSTEYSAVAPIIVGYPEIVPSQSIRNKPIIFYRR, from the coding sequence ATGAGCATACTTGAAATTATCAAGTCAAGAAGGTCTGTTAGAAAATTTAAGGATATTACGGTTGAATCTGAAAAAATAGATCGATTAATCGAGGCTGCCATGTGGGCGCCAAGCGCTATGAATTCACAACCGTGGGCTTTCGTAGTAATTCAGGACAAGGCAGTTCTACAAACCATATCAGATAACTCAAAAAAGTTGCTTTTAGAAAATATGACGAATTTCCCTGCGTTGGAAAAATACAGGGGCGTTTTAGAAAAGGATGATTTCAACATATTTTACAATGCGCCCGTTTTAATAACTATTTATGCAAAGGATAATGGGCTTTATTCAAAAGAGGACACAGCCCTTGCTGCCCAAAATCTTATGCTTGAAGCTCATTCGATAGACCTTGGAACTTGCTGGATAGGGTTTGCAAGAGAATATATGGATCTAGAAGAAACAAAAAATAAATTCAAGGTATCCACAGAATACAGTGCAGTAGCGCCTATAATAGTAGGCTATCCAGAAATAGTGCCATCTCAGAGCATTCGAAACAAACCAATAATATTCTATAGGAGATAA
- a CDS encoding FprA family A-type flavoprotein, translated as MNCKLADSLYDVGALDWEIRDFHGVYTPQGNKYNSFLILDEKIAVIDSVKECYGKESICKIKEITQGKEVDYLISLHTEPDHAGSIIEYLKEFKNMKVVCLEKNYEFIKNFLPDLDDSRVLVLKSGESLSIGEKTLNLKSMPMTHWPDTTSLYIPEKGWLFTSDFFGCLISLSKPFYDQTQSDIYPFIRDYFAFLMRPFESLTKKALEYYKSLNPTIIFPAHGPFYRRPEDIKYIFDTTEKLINDPTENKVVIVYTSMWHTTEKMAKLISEGAGCSDCEVKVFDLREDPVSVIMGEIMTSKAFAVGSPTVYNGVFPNILPLLRLMRLLKLKGKKAAVFGSYGWSGGAVKEIEEAMKPLGVEVIEKIETRFSLKPEEVKKCLEIGKILSET; from the coding sequence ATGAATTGTAAATTAGCAGATTCATTATATGATGTAGGCGCTTTAGATTGGGAAATAAGAGATTTTCACGGGGTATATACCCCTCAAGGGAACAAGTATAACTCTTTTCTCATCTTAGACGAAAAGATAGCAGTTATAGACAGCGTGAAAGAGTGCTACGGAAAAGAGTCCATCTGTAAAATAAAAGAAATAACTCAAGGCAAAGAGGTAGATTACCTTATATCTTTACATACAGAGCCAGATCATGCAGGCTCTATCATTGAATATCTCAAAGAATTTAAAAATATGAAAGTTGTATGTCTTGAAAAGAATTATGAGTTTATAAAAAACTTTTTGCCAGATCTTGATGATTCAAGAGTTTTAGTTTTAAAATCAGGGGAAAGCCTATCGATTGGAGAAAAAACTCTAAACTTAAAATCAATGCCAATGACCCACTGGCCTGATACTACCAGTCTATATATCCCAGAAAAGGGGTGGCTCTTTACCTCAGACTTCTTTGGCTGCCTCATATCGCTATCAAAACCATTCTACGATCAAACACAATCAGATATATATCCATTTATCAGAGATTATTTCGCGTTCTTAATGAGGCCTTTCGAATCCCTCACAAAAAAGGCTCTCGAATACTATAAGTCGCTAAACCCCACAATAATATTCCCAGCACATGGACCATTTTACAGAAGGCCAGAAGACATCAAATATATATTCGACACTACAGAAAAATTAATAAATGACCCTACAGAGAACAAGGTAGTGATAGTTTACACATCTATGTGGCACACTACAGAAAAGATGGCAAAGTTAATCTCTGAGGGAGCAGGGTGCTCAGACTGTGAAGTAAAGGTATTTGACCTTAGAGAGGATCCGGTCTCTGTTATTATGGGAGAGATCATGACCTCTAAAGCCTTTGCAGTAGGTTCGCCCACGGTTTACAACGGCGTATTTCCAAACATATTGCCACTGTTAAGGCTGATGAGACTTCTAAAATTAAAGGGCAAAAAGGCAGCCGTATTTGGCTCTTATGGTTGGTCGGGCGGCGCAGTAAAAGAAATAGAAGAAGCCATGAAACCGCTTGGAGTAGAGGTTATAGAAAAAATTGAAACAAGGTTTTCCCTAAAACCAGAAGAAGTAAAAAAGTGCTTAGAAATCGGCAAAATTTTATCTGAGACATAA
- the cimA gene encoding citramalate synthase → MKKLSRKIELYDTTLRDGAQREGISLTLEDKLKIVKKLDDFGIDYIEAGWPGSNPKDEKFFEHVKDIKLNFSKLTAFGSTRRVNALPEDDKNVISLLNANTSVITIFGKSWDLHVKEALKTNLEENLNMVFDTISYLNSKGKSVFFDAEHFFDGFKNNKEYALAVLKRAKDAKAKRIVLADTNGGTLPDEIRDIIREVKSYLGKNVALGIHCHNDSELAVANSIAAVQEGIIQVQGTINGFGERAGNANLCSLIPILQLKMNTPLFDEEKLKALTPLSRFIDEIANITPNDHQPFVGKSVFAHKGGIHVSAVLTNPKTYEHINPEIIGNKRRVVISELSGTSNIIFKAKEMGIDLNKNRPETRKILSSIKELENQGYQFEAAEASFEILLWKGLCTRNELFDLIYWKTTVEYNERLKEIYAEAVIKLIVEGKISHSVGDGNGPVNAMDKALRSALYSHFPSLERIHLSDYRVRVLGGSSGTGAGVRVLIDHTDSDETWTTLGVSSNIIEASYIALVDGIEYGLRKEKIRKDLKEISKKLL, encoded by the coding sequence ATGAAAAAGTTATCAAGAAAAATAGAGCTTTATGACACTACCCTAAGAGACGGAGCCCAGAGAGAGGGCATATCTCTAACCTTAGAAGATAAATTAAAGATAGTCAAAAAGTTAGACGACTTTGGAATAGACTACATAGAAGCAGGTTGGCCAGGGTCCAATCCTAAAGACGAAAAATTTTTTGAACACGTAAAGGATATAAAGTTAAATTTTTCTAAGCTTACAGCGTTTGGATCGACGAGAAGGGTAAATGCCCTACCAGAAGATGACAAAAATGTAATATCGCTACTGAATGCCAATACAAGCGTTATCACGATATTTGGAAAGTCTTGGGATCTGCACGTAAAAGAGGCATTGAAGACTAATCTTGAAGAAAACTTAAATATGGTTTTCGACACCATATCATATCTAAATTCAAAGGGCAAATCAGTATTTTTTGACGCAGAGCATTTTTTCGATGGTTTTAAGAATAACAAAGAATATGCGCTTGCTGTATTAAAAAGGGCAAAGGACGCAAAAGCAAAAAGGATAGTCTTAGCTGACACAAACGGTGGCACCCTGCCAGATGAGATTCGAGACATAATAAGGGAAGTAAAATCTTACTTAGGCAAAAATGTAGCGCTTGGCATACACTGCCACAACGATAGCGAGCTTGCTGTGGCCAACTCAATTGCGGCTGTTCAAGAAGGAATAATCCAGGTTCAGGGTACTATTAATGGTTTTGGAGAAAGAGCAGGCAATGCGAATCTGTGTTCTTTAATACCTATTTTGCAGCTAAAAATGAACACCCCCCTCTTTGATGAGGAAAAGCTAAAAGCCCTAACTCCTCTTTCCAGATTTATAGATGAAATAGCCAACATAACGCCAAACGATCATCAGCCATTCGTAGGGAAATCGGTTTTTGCTCACAAAGGAGGCATACACGTAAGCGCCGTCCTGACAAATCCAAAAACATACGAGCACATAAACCCAGAAATAATAGGGAACAAGAGAAGGGTGGTAATTTCAGAGCTTTCTGGCACAAGCAATATAATATTCAAGGCTAAAGAGATGGGAATAGATTTAAATAAAAATAGGCCAGAAACAAGGAAGATACTCTCTTCCATAAAAGAGCTTGAAAATCAAGGCTATCAATTTGAAGCCGCTGAAGCATCTTTTGAGATACTTTTATGGAAGGGTCTGTGTACAAGGAATGAGCTCTTTGACTTAATATACTGGAAAACTACTGTAGAATACAACGAAAGGCTAAAAGAGATCTATGCAGAGGCAGTAATAAAATTAATCGTCGAAGGCAAAATAAGCCATAGCGTTGGAGACGGAAACGGTCCTGTAAACGCAATGGACAAAGCGCTTAGATCGGCGCTCTACAGCCACTTTCCATCTCTTGAAAGAATACATCTATCTGATTATAGAGTTCGTGTTCTTGGAGGGAGCTCAGGCACAGGAGCAGGAGTAAGGGTTCTAATAGACCACACAGACTCAGATGAGACATGGACAACCCTTGGGGTATCAAGCAATATTATTGAAGCAAGTTATATTGCGCTGGTTGATGGAATAGAATACGGCTTAAGAAAAGAAAAAATAAGAAAAGACCTAAAAGAAATATCAAAAAAGCTGCTATGA
- a CDS encoding CPBP family intramembrane glutamic endopeptidase — protein sequence MKDRFLLFSTIGELFLVAISIFILETFQQMPDFYIDTQGIFTSILVGTLIFLLGFYVSKVFLFAEKISQALSINIFKRVNIVEIFYISLLSAFCEEMFFRGLMQNFLGIYIASIFFGILHTPEINIKGLFYAIYISGVGYILGILYLQQGSILAPMIAHFVINFLGGVALMFYNIFPESKP from the coding sequence ATGAAGGATAGATTTCTCTTATTCTCTACCATAGGAGAACTTTTTCTTGTAGCAATATCAATTTTTATTTTAGAAACGTTTCAGCAGATGCCTGACTTTTATATAGATACGCAGGGCATATTTACATCAATATTGGTCGGAACGTTAATTTTTTTACTGGGATTCTACGTCTCAAAAGTTTTTTTATTTGCAGAAAAGATAAGCCAAGCCCTCTCTATTAATATCTTTAAACGGGTTAATATAGTAGAGATATTTTATATTTCATTGCTCAGCGCTTTTTGTGAAGAAATGTTTTTTAGAGGATTAATGCAGAATTTTCTTGGGATATATATTGCGTCCATTTTCTTTGGAATTTTACACACGCCAGAAATAAACATTAAGGGCCTTTTTTATGCAATATATATCTCAGGAGTTGGATATATCTTAGGAATACTTTACTTGCAACAGGGATCAATATTAGCCCCTATGATAGCTCACTTTGTTATAAATTTCTTGGGTGGCGTTGCCTTGATGTTTTATAATATATTTCCAGAATCAAAGCCTTAG
- a CDS encoding TlpA disulfide reductase family protein, with translation MKYVFFTLMMIGILALSGCGQKAEHKEVTKNEGATQLIGKRAPNFTLKDIAGFEVNLSQYRGKPVLLVFWATWCPHCRVEMPQINTLYKSFKENVLVFGINVEDENSRILKFISDYPMSFPILSDKNGDVSRLYGITSIPTLVFVDPEGVVKDVDVGETNISTIDNWVNPYIKEVKTNGRSN, from the coding sequence TTGAAATACGTTTTTTTCACCTTGATGATGATTGGAATTTTAGCTTTATCTGGATGTGGTCAGAAGGCTGAGCACAAAGAAGTTACAAAAAACGAAGGTGCAACTCAGCTTATAGGCAAGAGAGCTCCGAATTTTACACTAAAGGATATAGCTGGTTTTGAAGTAAACTTATCACAATACAGAGGCAAACCCGTCTTGTTAGTTTTTTGGGCGACATGGTGTCCTCACTGCAGAGTTGAAATGCCACAAATCAACACTCTATATAAATCATTCAAAGAAAATGTATTAGTATTTGGCATAAATGTAGAAGATGAAAATAGTAGAATTTTGAAATTCATTAGCGACTATCCAATGTCATTTCCTATACTCTCCGATAAAAATGGAGATGTTTCAAGACTTTATGGGATCACATCAATCCCCACATTGGTCTTTGTCGACCCAGAGGGGGTTGTAAAAGACGTTGATGTAGGAGAAACAAATATAAGCACAATTGACAATTGGGTAAATCCATATATAAAGGAGGTAAAAACCAATGGGAGATCAAATTAA
- a CDS encoding zinc metalloprotease HtpX, translating to MGDQIKTFLLLGLLSVILISMGGLIGGQSGLVIAFIIALGMNFVSYWFSDKIVLKMTRAREVTREEMPILHDIVEELSYRANLPKPKIYITDDPSPNAFATGRDPEHAAVAVTSGILKILSPRELKGVLGHEMGHVKHRDILISSLAAVLASTITFVADMARWAMIFGTNSDRDDNNSPLSLVGGILMLILAPIAAMLIQFAISRSREFLADEEGAKLSRDPDALADALEKLHRGVELVPSDTSPAISHMYIMNPLKGDALANLFSTHPPFEERIKRLRNIRIY from the coding sequence ATGGGAGATCAAATTAAAACATTTTTACTCCTTGGATTGCTAAGCGTAATCTTAATAAGCATGGGAGGCCTCATAGGCGGGCAAAGCGGTCTTGTGATAGCCTTTATTATCGCATTGGGTATGAATTTTGTTTCATACTGGTTCTCAGACAAAATAGTCCTTAAGATGACAAGAGCAAGAGAGGTTACCAGGGAAGAGATGCCAATTCTTCACGATATAGTCGAAGAACTTTCATATAGGGCCAATTTGCCAAAGCCGAAAATATATATCACCGACGATCCATCGCCTAACGCTTTTGCAACAGGCAGAGATCCAGAACATGCAGCAGTAGCTGTTACCAGCGGCATTCTTAAAATACTTAGCCCAAGGGAGTTAAAGGGAGTTTTAGGACATGAAATGGGTCACGTTAAGCACAGGGATATTCTAATATCCAGCTTAGCGGCCGTACTGGCCTCCACCATAACCTTTGTAGCCGATATGGCTCGATGGGCTATGATATTTGGCACAAACTCAGACAGAGATGATAACAACAGCCCACTATCTCTTGTAGGAGGAATATTAATGCTAATCCTTGCGCCAATAGCCGCAATGCTTATCCAATTCGCTATATCAAGGTCAAGAGAGTTTCTTGCAGATGAGGAAGGAGCAAAGTTATCGCGCGATCCAGACGCGTTAGCTGATGCCCTGGAGAAATTGCACAGAGGGGTTGAATTAGTGCCATCAGACACCTCACCTGCTATTTCTCACATGTATATAATGAATCCTCTGAAGGGTGACGCTTTAGCTAATCTATTCAGCACACATCCGCCTTTCGAAGAGAGGATAAAAAGGTTAAGAAATATTAGAATATATTAG
- the folE gene encoding GTP cyclohydrolase I FolE yields the protein MDHEKIKKAVYDILVAVGENPEREGLKETPDRIARMYEEIFSGINEDPMSVLNVEYHENTDEMVLIRDIPFYSVCEHHLIPFIGKAHVAYLPKDGRVVGLSKIARVVDILSKKPQLQERLTSDIANTIMKGLDPLGVAAVVEAEHLCMSMRGVRKPGHNTVTSALRGAFKASSSTRSEVLSLIFGRII from the coding sequence ATGGATCATGAAAAGATAAAAAAAGCAGTATATGACATATTGGTAGCAGTTGGAGAAAACCCAGAGCGAGAAGGACTCAAAGAAACCCCAGATAGAATAGCAAGAATGTATGAGGAGATTTTTTCAGGTATAAACGAAGACCCTATGTCAGTGCTTAACGTAGAATATCACGAGAACACAGATGAAATGGTGCTTATAAGGGATATTCCTTTTTATTCTGTGTGCGAACACCACTTGATTCCCTTTATTGGGAAGGCACATGTGGCATATCTCCCAAAAGACGGCAGAGTGGTAGGGCTTTCCAAGATTGCCAGAGTGGTTGACATACTCTCAAAAAAACCCCAACTTCAGGAGAGATTAACTTCTGATATAGCCAACACCATAATGAAGGGTCTCGATCCTTTGGGCGTTGCAGCCGTGGTAGAGGCAGAACATCTTTGTATGAGCATGCGAGGCGTAAGAAAGCCGGGACACAATACGGTTACATCTGCGCTAAGAGGGGCATTTAAGGCTTCTTCGTCCACAAGGTCTGAAGTGCTTAGCTTGATATTCGGCAGAATTATCTGA